The genomic window CTTGACAGCCAAGTCGCATGCCGAAGCCGGACTTCGAGTCGTCGGAAAACAGTTCAGAACGGAATGGTGTAACGATTGTTAGTATATCCATAGCCGTAGGCAAGTGATTTGAGAATCCCAAACCTGCCggttattttatattatttcccTTTTCATACACCGAATTAGAGGTGGCTTTAGGCGTGGTTTAAAGCAAATGTCAAGTGAATGGCTAATAAGTAAAAGAgtaataagtaaaaaattatattacgtaACGCGATTCCGACTTCCCATTTCACACGACTTATAGCACAATGTCGACTGCTATCAGTGTCACGCGTCACACCGACAATCCTCAGGTACAATACGTATTAACACGAGACGCGGTTCCGAGTCACTTGTCAAGCTGAGACGTAGCAAATGAAGGATATAGTTCCGTCACTATAATTAAATGCACCTACCTTCCGATGATTCcaatcttttcatttttcgaagcCATGTTTCTTAGGAGACGGAGGAAAGAGGCTTCTCGTATAATCACTTGGAGGATTAGTCAGTATCGTCGACGAACTAAATGCGCGAAATTCACGACGCGACTGGCGTCGCGACACCGCgaatctgtatatatatacacggtGATGTATTGAAGCGGCTGTAGAGCCCGCTTCCTCCACTTCTACGCAGTGTTTTATACACCGCACGGCATATGAAAGAACGAAACTCGACGCAACTGATTAAAgcatttaaatatttttcatttatttgtttcttattCATTTATCATCTATTGGGTTTGTTTCCTCACACCGGTTCCACTGCTACACCATCGATGAAAAGAAGCCTctcaaaattaaaatgtttgaCGGTTTCAGCACGGATCGTTTTGGTTTCGCGTTGCATAAACTTTGCTTATAAAACTTGGGCTTGATTGGAGACGTTGATTTCTTATCTAAAATGTGTTCTAAATTAGCAAAATACGTAAGAGCTTCTTATGAAATATCACAATTTTACGATTGTAAATTAAGAATATTCaagtatatacatgtatcgcGCAAGGTCTGCCAGGTTATCATGAGACTCAATGTGCTTTTTAACTTAAAATCTAACATTCTCGATTGTCGATAACTCAACGCGAATCACAGatggaaatattatttatcacaGGCTGCTTCGCGCCAGTATAACGTTGAAGCCGGACAAGCCGGCTCGACGAAACTTTCACTCTCAATATTAACAGATGTTATCCCACTCAGTAGTTAACTTGACAAAGTCTTTTTTTACGAAAGAATGAGATTTTCGTGCCGCATCACTCGTTTCAGAAATTTTAGCTTTTCCAGAGAGTATACATTTTTTGGATTACGCGTTACGGTAAAAAACGTGATCATACAGCACAACTAGCTctctaatttttaatattaggTCAGGTTTAAAATTCGAAAGCATGTTAACAAGTTCACACAGCTGCGCTTAGACATCTCCTGTAGTATATCTGCTGTTGTTGTGGAGgattgttttttcaatacacTTGATATGGAAACACTCTTGATAATGTCTTACATAATATTCTCGCCTCGCCCAGTTCGGGTTACTTCCACATCGAGCGATTGCCGACCAAACAACAAGATTACTACAgcgtatatatattaattatacatattcgaATCAACGgctcagaaaaaaattgaccttGAGAAATCAAAGCGATATCACAAATTCCGAGATAGATATACTTGcgtcaaataattgaaagcGAAAGGTAAGGGAACAGAGTAGAGGCTGAACGACCAGTCGCACGTCAATTATTCATCTCAAACTATTGTTTTATAAACAAACTTTATTTTATCGTATGAGATTACGTTTCCGTTCATCTCGATTCGTGGACATTCAATGATTTTTATACGTCCATGTTTAACGCGAAATGGTACACCGtggaaatttgaattcattcaCGTCAGTTAAACACGGTCGAGGGAATTAACCGTAAACGTATGCTGCGGAACGATCATGTTGAACTGCCGATGGCTTCTATGCCTTGTGGTCGTACTCGGTATGAACATAATATTTCCCAGTTAGATAAAACCAAtcttttgcaaattttgaaaGCTCTGTAAATCAAGTCATAATATCGTCGAATTGAATTTCGTTCGATCATTTGCTACTTCGGGTCCTGTTATCCCCAATCGCGGAATTTCATTAATTAGCCGAACATACCTGATTTTGTCAACATACTGTTTTGTCAATGATCTTTGATGACTAAGCTTATCACTGGTGAAATGGACGAAAGTGTTATAAGTATACATTGCTAGGATCAAAATGAGCTCAGAGGGCAATTAATATGACAATTTAACTGCAGATCACAATCAGAGTATTTGCTAATCCCCGCAAGCTGTGGCAATCGtgaaaaaaactgatttctGTGATTTCTGAAAttgtgaattaaaaaaatcaatccacAGTTCGGTTGGATGTTGTTATGGAAACTCTGTATATTATGATAATTGCCGCCTGACTGATAATATGTTGTAATTACGTTGTTGACGAGATAGTGTAAGCGAGATTTTATACTTACTCGTTCAACCTCCCAGCAATGATGatattgaaagaattttaattaggtaaaatattcattcaaacAATTGTTATGATCttgaatattcgaaaaattcaacccAACAACTGCGATTTCCTGCATCCGATTTAGGGCTATCAGCGCGTCGAACATCTTCGATGAATGACCAGCCAGCTCACGGCAAAAACTATTCCCAAAAGTCGAGGGAAAATGACACGATCGCCTTACTGAATCCGGATTCAGACAGCAAAAGAAGACCAGCTGATGATTATGCCGAAGAAGAAAATCAGGATCAGGTGCGGCCTGCGACTCCAAGTGTTGCTACTTTTGACCTAGCAGCAAACTTAACGAGCCTAAACGGAAGTGTCACCCTCGGTGAATAcgagtttatttattcatcaattcatCGGAACAATAACGTAGTGCAGATTTTAATAACTTTTCGGTTTCAGTATCCAACGCCGGGAAGTCGGGTTCTCCCCACGATCAGTCGCACTCAAAGCGACACTCGCGGCGTTCGAAATTGTACCGAAGAGAAGGCAAAGTGAAGTCGCGTGGGAGTTTGGCGAAGAAAAATGCTGCAAGTCCGAGTCTAATACCCTTTGGCATGGAAAGGTCCGACAGTCTGGATCAGGATCCTCCCCGCGGTCGAAAACGCAACAGTGGATTGGCCAAACTCTTGGACTCCACCTCAAAAACGTCCAACGCCACGTCTGAGCCAAATCCTGTCGCTGCGAGCCGCAATGATTCAATTCCGTCCAATTTTCTTTCTACAGGTGAAAGCAAAGTTCTTCTGGATAGATTATCGGACGAGTCGTCCAAACTGGCTAAAGGATCAGGTACGTCAACCAATTTTCATGAATGTGGTTGAATACCATGCATTAACACGCCGCTTTAGGTTCGACTGAAAATTGGCTCAACTTCTcctcgtcgtcatcgtcgtcagCGGGGTCCACAATTAACGAAACCGCGTCATCTATCGAACTGATGACGTTCGGATTCGAAAGCGCTGAAGAATTTCGCAGATCTGCCTTGATAAATTCAAGTCACGTAGCGCCTTCATCAATTGCAGCGATTCATTCGTCTTTCACAACGGCAAGATTAGCGACTCTAGTCTCGGATCGATCTGCCGACATGTCGGAATCCACCTCTGCTCGCCCATCCACTGTAGAGATGATCAATAGAAGTCAATCGATGCAGAGAACTGCAAAACGACGTGACGTAGACGATAATAGTTTCGAATTCAGTGTTCACTCTGAGGACAGTCGAGACGTACCCCTTAACATCAAAGAGTTATTTACCTCGGCGAGAACGCCTGGCGATAACACAACGAAGGATCATTCAGGTAAAATATTCGTGTTCTTAACTTCTAATCTATTTAGTAAAATGACCAACTCAACATTTCTATTTTGTGTTTTCAGTGATTTTAACATCAATAGGAAGTGATTCGTCTTCGTTGGAAAACTCCTATAATACGAGTTTGAGAATTTCGGCAGTTCGTAATGGGTCAGATACCGATACCATAGCGGAAAGTACAAAGAATTCGAGTCACGACGAACCTGAATTCAACGTATATTCACGGAGCTCAGTGAATGACAGTTTGAATCGACTGACCCTCTTGAAGGTAGCCGATACTCTGAAACACATCGATTGTCAAAAAGCTCGGCGTTCGTATACTCACAGTAATTCCACATTCTCTGAAATTTCGGACGACGCCTCGCCAAAACTCCAAATCGAGTCCGTCAAGGTTTTAAGGTCTTCGTCAAAAGGTAAACTGCATTCGCTGAAACTTAACGACAGTGAGTTTGAAGTAGCTGAGGATTCCTCCGCATCACCGGGCCGGATGTCGATCGATGATAAAGATGGACCACTGAAATTAACGATGCCTTTGAGCATTGATACAATGGCCAAGGCTGGCACGAGCGGTAAGTCAGCAGAAGAAACCGTGGAAGTTCCACGACAGTCGAAAAAGTTAGCAACGACTTTTGGCGATCCTTCTCTGACGGAGACTGTATCCAAAAAGAGAAACGTTGATCACGGACCCCTTCGAGAGGTTCTCGATGTCGACCAGCATCTTGCATCGAGATGCAACCCAGGTTCTTCGACTGAACGGTCGGAAAACGTCCAGAGAGTGGACAGCGAAAATCGGGTTGATCAACAACGCACTGACGCTGTGACGCTCTCAGTTTCTGAAAGCAGCATTTCCAATCTGGAACATTGTTTGATGCGGTCCTCTTCGTCAGCGATGCCCCGTGATTTTATTAACGATCCTGAACGCCGCCTCGAGGCTCTTGTCGCGTCAATTATTCCTGATAATCCCGAAGAGAGAGAAGCAGACGCGACGTTCACGATGAACAGAAATCATGATGAAGATACTCAGGCTGGCCGACTGGGCTATTCGTCTCCTGAACCCCGGGGTCCTCAGAGTTTACATAACTCGGACGTGATCGTTTTGGAAACTTTCGAGCCAGTAGTTAGCGAGTTGGTGACTCCTCTTGAAGAAGTTGCCGATGTTGACGGTTCTCCGGGGTTCACTGGCCTCGAAGAACACTGCAACTCGTCTTTATTTAATGTTTTTATACCGTCTGTAAATTCCCGTGAAATTGTCGCCAGGTCAATACAAAATCTTCCTAACTCGCTGGTCCTGAAGATTAATGAGCCAATGGTGAGAATTGAAATGCAGAATATTACGACGGAGGACAGTCTCTACATCATGGAAGGCTTTGGCTTGTTCAAAAACAGTCCTGAAGATGTTTCCGAACTCGAGGAAGAGCTCGATCGACGGAAGGGCGCCCCCTTTGACTATGCCGAAACGGAAGGGTACCTGGTATATTCACCCCCCGGTGATCATGCCCCAGGACTGAAAGTCATAGATGAGATCGAGTTCAAAGCTGAATTACCAGCCAAGCCAGAATCACTGGTTGCCGATGTCCTGTGGAATCGAAATTTCGGCGGTAATACATAATATGCTTATCTGGTGATTCATACTTGAAATACGATACGCAAATTTGACAATTCGATTGCAAAATGTTTTGATGATACTTAAATTCCATAGACTTACTCTATCTTATGATCTAATCACGATATTTAGGGTACTATTCAATACGTTAATTAAGTTGACATGgcatttttacttttctcagAAGAAATGGACGATCTGTCGTGGTTGGACGATGAAACTGGAAATGCAATTTGGAAATCCATACAAAGTAAGGATGCTCAGCAGAAAAGTTTACTTAACCCGAGTGAATATCCTGCAACGCTAAGTGATGTCAAGGAAGTTCAATCTCCTGTCAAGAGTCTTTTAATCCGAGAACATATAACCGAAAAAAGTACACACCATCTGTACATACTGCCAACAATTTATGGTTAGTATAAAAAAGAAgcgtgaaaaatatcaatttgaaatatgaCCCCGATAAATTGTATGACTGCAGTTTTAATCGGAATGTGTGTCGTCATCGTGGGATGCAGCATTTGGTACAGCAAGAAACGTGTGAAGAGACGGTCCAACTTACCCAAACTCAAGTACTTCGTTCAGCAGCGGCAGGAAACTACGGAGGCCATTGTATGAGATAAACCTTACAATACTCGAGcatacgatttttttattcatggATTGTAGCGTGATGCAAATGGAGTTTTTTTACCAATGAAATATATGATATTGTACAGGAAGTATAGAGTGATACTGGTAATTGTAATGCAGCTGTAGTTCGCggagttttcaaaatttgtccCAAATCAGATTAGTATATTCATATTCTCTGGACGGAACGTGACAACATAGTGCATAGAAAGAGATTCAAATCACCAAATCTGCGAAATGAAGAAGATGCAAATTTATACATGGCAGTTCAAGCCATTGATTGCTGTGACATGGAACTATGCATGCAATTTATTATCAACGCAAAATAACGTTGACAACCGCTTCAGCTTGACTTGGTCCTAGCATTCGTTGTGAAATAATCATAATATAGATAGCTTCTGAATGCATTAATTTGAGTATTTTCAGAATCTGTAcattatgataaaataaaaatgattataatagGAATCAAAAGTTGACCTTCCTTGTATTCCAACCCGAAACTTCTCGTCTCGAAATAGATTACAATGAAGTTTCCTAAACTAATTAAACCTTCAGGACTGCGAGAGACATCAAGAAGAGCAAGGGACCAGCAGCAGGAAAGTTACGGTGcaaatctttcatttttgcGCTGTAACTCATGATCCGTTAATCGCGGTGTATgaggactgcgcccaatcgatttctctcgcaaaattacgtcggaatagtgccagaaagaatttattcctgcacttttcaaaatcgcgaaaattttcgccaaaaatgcaaaggggttagccttacttttttttcatttttcgaccaaaaaatttttggtctcagattcgattctaatgacccttacctgaccaattggaccaccaggaactcagaaaacacagcaaaaagagcgtgggatcaacaggagagaagttacgaaggaaaaagcacctgccgaaaaatgtcgaaaacacaggttctcgttttttggctcta from Neodiprion lecontei isolate iyNeoLeco1 chromosome 1, iyNeoLeco1.1, whole genome shotgun sequence includes these protein-coding regions:
- the LOC107227354 gene encoding platelet binding protein GspB-like isoform X2, translating into MSHRSESFSVAVRYRFSYHLTAKSHAEAGLRVVGKQFRTEWCNDWLSARRTSSMNDQPAHGKNYSQKSRENDTIALLNPDSDSKRRPADDYAEEENQDQVRPATPSVATFDLAANLTSLNGSVTLVSNAGKSGSPHDQSHSKRHSRRSKLYRREGKVKSRGSLAKKNAASPSLIPFGMERSDSLDQDPPRGRKRNSGLAKLLDSTSKTSNATSEPNPVAASRNDSIPSNFLSTGESKVLLDRLSDESSKLAKGSGSTENWLNFSSSSSSSAGSTINETASSIELMTFGFESAEEFRRSALINSSHVAPSSIAAIHSSFTTARLATLVSDRSADMSESTSARPSTVEMINRSQSMQRTAKRRDVDDNSFEFSVHSEDSRDVPLNIKELFTSARTPGDNTTKDHSVILTSIGSDSSSLENSYNTSLRISAVRNGSDTDTIAESTKNSSHDEPEFNVYSRSSVNDSLNRLTLLKVADTLKHIDCQKARRSYTHSNSTFSEISDDASPKLQIESVKVLRSSSKGKLHSLKLNDSEFEVAEDSSASPGRMSIDDKDGPLKLTMPLSIDTMAKAGTSGKSAEETVEVPRQSKKLATTFGDPSLTETVSKKRNVDHGPLREVLDVDQHLASRCNPGSSTERSENVQRVDSENRVDQQRTDAVTLSVSESSISNLEHCLMRSSSSAMPRDFINDPERRLEALVASIIPDNPEEREADATFTMNRNHDEDTQAGRLGYSSPEPRGPQSLHNSDVIVLETFEPVVSELVTPLEEVADVDGSPGFTGLEEHCNSSLFNVFIPSVNSREIVARSIQNLPNSLVLKINEPMVRIEMQNITTEDSLYIMEGFGLFKNSPEDVSELEEELDRRKGAPFDYAETEGYLVYSPPGDHAPGLKVIDEIEFKAELPAKPESLVADVLWNRNFGEMDDLSWLDDETGNAIWKSIQSKDAQQKSLLNPSEYPATLSDVKEVQSPVKSLLIREHITEKSTHHLYILPTIYVLIGMCVVIVGCSIWYSKKRVKRRSNLPKLKYFVQQRQETTEAIV
- the LOC107227354 gene encoding platelet binding protein GspB-like isoform X1 — protein: MSHRSESFSVAVRYRFSYHLTAKSHAEAGLRVVGKQFRTEWCNDWLSARRTSSMNDQPAHGKNYSQKSRENDTIALLNPDSDSKRRPADDYAEEENQDQVRPATPSVATFDLAANLTSLNGSVTLVSNAGKSGSPHDQSHSKRHSRRSKLYRREGKVKSRGSLAKKNAASPSLIPFGMERSDSLDQDPPRGRKRNSGLAKLLDSTSKTSNATSEPNPVAASRNDSIPSNFLSTGESKVLLDRLSDESSKLAKGSGSTENWLNFSSSSSSSAGSTINETASSIELMTFGFESAEEFRRSALINSSHVAPSSIAAIHSSFTTARLATLVSDRSADMSESTSARPSTVEMINRSQSMQRTAKRRDVDDNSFEFSVHSEDSRDVPLNIKELFTSARTPGDNTTKDHSVILTSIGSDSSSLENSYNTSLRISAVRNGSDTDTIAESTKNSSHDEPEFNVYSRSSVNDSLNRLTLLKVADTLKHIDCQKARRSYTHSNSTFSEISDDASPKLQIESVKVLRSSSKGKLHSLKLNDSEFEVAEDSSASPGRMSIDDKDGPLKLTMPLSIDTMAKAGTSGKSAEETVEVPRQSKKLATTFGDPSLTETVSKKRNVDHGPLREVLDVDQHLASRCNPGSSTERSENVQRVDSENRVDQQRTDAVTLSVSESSISNLEHCLMRSSSSAMPRDFINDPERRLEALVASIIPDNPEEREADATFTMNRNHDEDTQAGRLGYSSPEPRGPQSLHNSDVIVLETFEPVVSELVTPLEEVADVDGSPGFTGLEEHCNSSLFNVFIPSVNSREIVARSIQNLPNSLVLKINEPMVRIEMQNITTEDSLYIMEGFGLFKNSPEDVSELEEELDRRKGAPFDYAETEGYLVYSPPGDHAPGLKVIDEIEFKAELPAKPESLVADVLWNRNFGEEMDDLSWLDDETGNAIWKSIQSKDAQQKSLLNPSEYPATLSDVKEVQSPVKSLLIREHITEKSTHHLYILPTIYVLIGMCVVIVGCSIWYSKKRVKRRSNLPKLKYFVQQRQETTEAIV